A segment of the bacterium genome:
GGCGTGCTCGAAGTACGGGTAGCGCTCGTCCTGGATGTTGGCGATGCGGAACGCGAGCGGCTTCGCCGGGTCGTCGAAATGATCCGGCATGTGGCAGCTCTGGCAGCTGCGGAACGTGCCGGGCTCGGAGAAGGCGCTGTTCACCCACTCGAAGTACGTCGTCTGCTCGTGCGCGCGCGGCGCGTTCGCCATCTCGCCGGGCGTGTACGGACGGCCGACGTCGAGGATCGGCGTGTAGACCGTGTGGCAGGTACCGCAGAGCGCCGAGTCCTCGAGGTGCGCTCCGTGCACCGGCGTCGCGCCGACGGCCTGCTCCATCGCGTACGGGCGCGGGTCGTCGTAGGGCCCGTAGAGCTCGTCCGCGGGCCCGAGCGGGAAGCGGCCGGTGAACGTCGCCGGCGTGCCGAGACCGTCGGCGGCGATGTGGTGGCAGACGGTGCAGGTGACGCCGTCGCGGCCGAGCGCGGCGTAGCGCGCCTTCGGGCCCTCGGTGGCGTAGAGGTCGGCCAGCGACAGGCGCTCGCTGCCGCCGCTGTCGATCTCGAGCGCGCGCTTGCCGGCGGCGCCGTGGCAGGTGAGGCAGAAGTCGTCGATCGCGTCGCCCAGCTCGGGGCGCAGCGCGCGCTCCGACTCGAGCTGGGCGCGGAACACGGGATCGCGGCCGGCGAGCCCCATGAGCGACGCGCTCCACTCGCCGAGCGGCGAGAGGTTCAGGTTCTGCTCCTGCACGCGCAGCATCATGTTCGGGTAGAGGCCGTGCAGGAGCGAGTCGGCGTCGTGGCAGCCGCCGCACACGTCGCTGGTGACGAAGTGCTCGGGCGTACCCGGGCGCGGGACGACGTGGTCGAAGGTCGCCGAGGGCAGGGGCAGTGCGCTCGCGGGCGGCGCCATCTCGGCGTAGCGCGCGACGAAGACGGGGTCGGGCGCGGCGAGCGGCTGCGGCAGGTCGGCGGGCACGTACGGCGGTACGTGCGGGCCTGGTGCGCTCGGCACGTCGGGCGCGCCGGTGTCGATGTCGCCGTAGGTGACGATGGGGCCGGTCAGGTTGGCGAGGCTGGCGAACAGGAAATGCGGGTTGTTGGCGGCCGCGTGGCAGCCGATGCAGTAGGGAAGGAAGGTCTCGCCGCTGTCCCAGCTCGGGTCGTGCGCGTCGACGTAGGCCCAGAACCAGCCGTCGCGGGACGCGTCGCCGGCGCGCAGCATGATCGTCCAGCCGCCGAGCGCGGTCGGGTCGGTCGCGCCCGGACCCGCATACTGCTCCTTCACGACCAGCGTGCCGTCGGGGAAGACGTGCTCCGGCGGGCGGCCGTCGGCGAGCCAGGCCAGCACCGCGGGCGGATAGTGCACGCGCACGTCGCCGTGGACCGAGAAGTAGTTGCCGTCGACGATCGGCCCGGTGGCGCGGATGCGGAGGTCGGGGGCCCAGCCGGCCAGCTGCTCGTAGCAGCGGCCGACGAGGAACGGCCGGATCGACGCGATCGACGGGCCGAGCGGCGCCTCGCAGTCCCACGCTTGGGCGCCTGCGCCGCCCGCCATCCCGAGCACCAGCCCGAGCCCTCCGATCCACCGCCGTGTGTGTCGCATCCCCGGGACGCAGCATCGGCGCATCGGCGCGCGAACTTGAGTCGCTCGCCGCCGGTGCCGGCGCGGCGCGGGATTTGGTGGGCGCCCGACGGCGGTGCTAAGGGGAGGCCGCGCGTGTCGGTCGCCATCCCTCCCGCCCGTCGATGATCCGCATCGTGCTCCACGAGCCGGTCGTGACGGCGCACGCGGCGGTCTTCCGGTGGGAGGTCGAGCCCGAGTCGCCGCTGTACCGTGCGCAGGAGTTCCACCTGCGCTTCCCCCCGACGCTGCCGCTCGGCGCCGTGCCGGTCGCGCTCTGGCGCACGGTCGCGCTCCTCTGTCTCCACAGCCACTGGACGCTGCTGCGGCCGTGCCGCGTCGAGCTGCCGTGGGCGCTCGCGCACGGCGAGCGCGAGTTCTGGCTGCGCCTGTGCGACGCCGCCGTGGCCACGCTGGAGGCGTCGCGCGGCGGTCGCGACGTCGCGCGTGCGATCGAGCTGTGGGACGACGGCCCGCGCGCCGCCCCACAGCCGCCGCCGCCCGACGACGGGGGCAGCGTGACCGCGTTCAGCGGCGGCAAGGACAGCCTCCTCCAGCTCGGGCTGCTGGCCGAGCTGGGCCAGCGGCCGATCGCGGTGATGACGACGTCGCCCATGCCGCCGATGCACGACCACGTGACGCCGCGCCGGCGCGCGCTCACGGCCGAGGTGGTGCGCCGGCGGCAGCTCGAGCTGGTCGAGGTCCACTCCGACCTCCGCGCCGCCTGGCACAACGACTTCGCCCGCCTGCGCGGGCACACGATCGCGGTCAACGAGATCAGCGACACGTTCCTCTACCTGGCGTCGGCGCTCGTCGTGGCCTTCGTGCGCGGCGCGCCGCGCGTCTTCCTCGCCTCCGAGGCGGAGCTGCAGGAGACGGTCGTGCGCGACGGCTTCGTCGTGCAGCATCCGCACTTCATGTACTCGGCGGTGACGCAGTGCGCGCTCGACGCGCTCTTGTCGCGCCACGGGCTGCGCTACGGCTCGACGAACTACCCGCTGCGCAGCGGTCAGGTGCAGCGTCTGCTGTGGACGCGCTACCACGACCTGCGCGACCTCCAGTACTCGTGCTGGCGCGTCGGTCCGGACGACGCCGCGTGCAGCGCGTGCGCGCAGTGCCTGCGCGTCGCGCTCACGGCGCTGTCGGCGGGCGGCGATCCGGCCGTCATGGGCATCGACCTCCTGCGCCTGCTGCCGGCGCTGCGCGACTGGGCGCCGGCCGAGCCGAGCGGCGACGACCTGCCGGACGACCGGGTGAAGGCGTCGCTGCACGGACACGTCGTGCGCGAGCTGCGCGCGGTGTCGCCGCTGCTGGTCGCGCGTCGCCTCGCCGCCGGCGCGCCGGGGCGCCTGCTCGACCGGCGCGTGGTCGCGGCGCTGCGCAGCTATGCGGCGCTGCGCCGCCGCGTGCTGGCGCGCGGGGCGGCGCTGCCGGCGCCCGGCTATCGTCGCGCCTACCTGGCGCTCGTCGACGAGCGGCTGCGCGACGGGCTCGCGGCCATCTTCGACGGCGTCTTCGAATCCGCCGACGCGGCGGACGACGCCGCCGCGCTCGCCCGCACGCGGCACCTCGCCGCCTGGATCACGGCTCCCCTCATGGAGGCGACATGATCGCACCGCAGGACCTCACCCCCGACGAGCTGGAGACGATCCGCCATCTCGTCCCCGATCCCGAGCCGGTGCTCGGCGAGCCCGCCGGTAGCGCGGACGAGCCGGCGCCCGCCGCGCCGCTGCGGGTGTGCGAGACGCTGCTCGACGGCAACGAGCGCCGCTACGTCCTCGAGTGCTTCGACACCAACATGATCTCGTCGGCGGGGCCGTTCGTCCGCCGCTTCGAGGAGGCGTTCGCCGAGGCGGTGGGATGCCGCCACGGCGTCGCCTGCTCGAGCGGCACGGCGGCGCTGCACCTCGCGCTCGGCGCCGCCGGCGTCGGCCCCGGCGACGAGGTGCTGATGCCGGCGTTCACCATGATCGCCACCGCCAACGCCGCGGCGCTGCTCGGCGCCGTCCCGGTCCTCGTCGACGCCGAGCCCGACACCTGGAACCTCGACGCCACCCGGCTCGCCGCCAAGGTGACGCCGCGCACGCGCGCCATCGTGCCCGTCCACATCTACGGCCATCCGTGCGACATGGACGCCGTCCACGCCGTCGCCCGGCGCTATCGCCTCGTCGTCGTCGAGGACGCCGCCGAGGCGCACGGCGCGATGTATCGCCGCCGCCCGGCGGGCAGCCTCGGCGACGTCGCCGCGTTCTCGTTCTACGGCAACAAGGTGCTGACGACGGGCGAGGGCGGCATGCTGACGACCAACGACGCCGCGGTCGCCGCGCGTGCCCGCGAGCTGCGCGCGCTCTGCTTCTCCACCGAGCGTCACTTCTGGCACCGCTCCGTCGGCTTCAACTACCGCATGACGAACCTCCAGGCCGCCGTCGGCCTCGCGCAGACGGAGCGCCTCGCCGATCTCGTCGCCCGCCGCCGGTCGAACCGCGACCGCTACCTGGCGGCGCTGGCCGACGTGCCGGGGCTCGGGCTGCCCGTCGAGCGGCCCGAGGTGCGCAACGTCTTCTGGATGTTCGGGATCACGGTCGACGCCGCGCGCTTCGGCTGCACGCGCGACGAGCTGCGCCGGCGGCTCGCCGCGCGCGGCATCGAGACGCGGACCTTCTTCGTGCCGCTGCACGTGCAGCCCGCCTACTTCCGCGCCCATCGCGGCGAGTCGTATCCGGTGGCCGAGCGCCTCGGACGGACGGGGCTCTATCTGCCGTCGGGGCCGTCGCTCTCGGACGCCGACGTCGCCTACGTCGCGCGCGAGATCCGCCGCGCGCGCAGATGAGGCCGCTGCTCGTCTTCGTCGCCGGCAAGGATCCGCTCGAGGAGCCGGGCGGCGGCCACTCGGTCTACGTGCGGGCCTGCGCGCGCGCCGCCGTGCGCGCCGGCTACGCCCCGCAGATCCTGTGCGTGGGCGCGACGGCGCGCGTGCGCGAGACCGACTTCGGCACGATCCGCCGCCTGCGCTCGCCGTTCCGGCCGCTGCGTCAGCTGATGATCCCCGGTCACGCGCCGATCCTCGCCCGCGGCCTGGTCACGCTGGCGGCGGCACGGCCGGGGCCGGTGCTGGCGCACGGCTTCGGCGTGTGGGGCGCGGCGGCGGTCGACGGCTGCGCGCGCCTGCGCCGGCGGGGGCGCACGGCGGTGGCGGTGATCGGCTCGTATACGACCTACCGCGTCGAGTCGGACTCGCTGGTGCGCGGCCTGCGCGACGCGCCCGTCCGCGTCGCGCTGGGCTATCGCGCCCAGGCGGCCTGGGCGCGGGCGGTGGTGCATCGCTACGAGCGCGCGGCGTACCGCGGCGCGGCCCGCGTGTTCGTGAACTACGAGTCGGTGCGCCGTCTCGTCCTCGCCGAGCACGGCCCCACGGTACGCGTCGAGCGCGTCGCGTACGGGCCGGAGTCGGCCTTCCTGCCGCCGCCGGAGCCCGGCGCCGTGCCGGCCGAGATCGCGGTCCTGCGTCCCGCCGGCGCGCCGCTCGTCGTCAGCGTCGCGCGCAGCCACTCGCGCAAGGGCGTCGACGTGCTCGTCGATGCGCTCGCCCTCGCCCGCGACCGCGGCACGCCGCTGCGCGCATGTCTCATCGGCGAGGGCCCGCTGCTCGCGGACAACCGCCGGCGGGCGCGCGCCCTCGGCCTCGACGGCGCGGTGGTGCTGGCCGGACGGGTGGCGGAGGTCGAGCCCTACCTGCGGCGGGCCGACGTCTTCGCGCTCGCGTCGCGCGAGGAGCAGAGCGGGGCGCTGGCGCTGCTCGAGGCGCTGAGGGCGGGCCTGCCGATCGCAGCGTCGGCGGTCGACGGCATTCCGGAGGACGTGCGCGACGGCGAGAGCGCGCTGCTCGTGCCGCCCGGCGACGCCCCGGCGCTGGCGTCGGCGCTGGTCCGGCTCGCCGCCGATGCGGCCCTGCGCCGCCGTCTCGCCGCCGGCGCCGCGGCGGTGTATGCGACGCGCTTCGCCGCCGAGCCCTTCGCCGCCTCGCTCGGCGCGGCGTACGCGGCGCTCGGCTTCCCGCCTTCCTAACGTCCCGAGTCCGAAGCTCGTCACCGAAGCTCGGGCCGTCTCACGCCGCCCGGCTGCATTGCGCCTCCTCACCATGGCGACGGCCATGCCTCGTCGTCGCGCCGCGCCGGGCGGTGCGATCCCATCCGAGCTTCGGCAACGAGCTTCGGACGCGGGACACTAGCGTCGCGCGCGCCAGTGCTCCCAGACGGTCACCAGCGCCGGCAGCAGGAGCAGGTTCGCGAGCAGCGACAGGGTCATGGCGGCGGCGCCGAGCAGGCCGAGCGTCGCCACCGGGACGAAGCTGGCGGCGAGCAGCACGGCGAAGCCGGCCGCCAGCACGACGTCCGAGACGATCATCGGCGCGCCGACGGCGTCGAGCGTGGCCTCGCGCGTGGCGGGACCGAGCGTGCCGCGCAGGCGCCGGTAGCGGTCGAGGTACTGGACGGTGTCGTCGACGGCGTTGCCGAGCGCGGCGGCGCCGGTCGTGACCGTGGCGGCGTTGAGCGGGATCCCGAGCCAGCCGAGGAGGCCGTAGATCAGGACGATCGGCAGCAGGTTCGGCAGGAGGGCGAGGAGCCCGAGCCAGGGCGAGCGCAGTGCGACGGCGAGCAGCACGGTCATCGCGAGCGACGCGAGCAGCAGCTCGCGCACCAGCCCGGCCGTGAACTCGTAGGCGGTGGCGACGCGCAGCAGCCCGGTGCCGGTGAGCCGTGCCTCGAGCGGCGCCGGCACCAGCCGGCGCAGATGCTCCTCGACGCGGGCCACGAAGGCCTCGACCTCCATCGTGCCGGCGTGGGCCATGCGCAGGAGGACGTGGTGGCGGCCGCTCTCCTGGTGCACCCACGGCGCCAGCGTCGCCGGGTCGCCGAAGTCGTACAGCAGCGCGTACTGCGCGATCAGATCGGCGCGGCCCGGCAGCGGCGCGCCGGGGCCTTCGAACGCCGTCGCGGTGAGCCGCAGGAGATCGGCTGCGCTGGTGACCGTCTGCACGCGCGGGTCGGCGCGCAGGGCCTCGACGACCGCGTCCTCGGCCCGCAGCAGCGCGGGATCCCACGGGCCCTCCGGGCTGCGGAAGACCAGGCTGAACGGCAGGACGCCGCCGAGCTGGCCGTCGATGAGATGCGTCGAGCGGGCGACGGGCGACTCGTCCGGGAACCAGTCCCAGGGGCTCTGGTCGACGTACACCCAGCGCAGGCCGACGGCGCCGAGCCCGACGACGAGCGCAGTGGTCGCGAGGACGGCTGCGGCGTGGCGGTCGGTCAGGCGATGGACGGCCGCGAGGAGCGGCCGCATGCTGGCGTGCGAGCGTTCTCCGGGCGCGCGCCGCGCGACCAGCGTCAGCACGGCGGGCACGACGGTGAGCGAGAGGGCCGCGGCGATGCCGCTCGCGGTCACGGCGAGGAGGCCGAGGTCGCGGAGCACGTCGATGTGGCTCCCGCACATCGGCAGGAAGCCGAGCGCGGTGGCCGCGCCGCACCACATCACCGTCGTCCCCACCTCGCGCAGGGCCGCTTCGACGCCGGCGCTGCCGCGCATGCCGAGGTCCTGCTGGCGCCCGAACTCCGAGAGGACGCGCACGCAGTAGCTCGTGCCGACCGCGAGCACGAGCGGCACGAGCGTCGAGGTGACGACCGAGATCGACACCCCGGCCGCGCCGGCGATGCCGAGCGTCCACGCCAGCGAGAGCACGACGGTGACGAGCGGCAGCACCACGGCGGCGACGCCGCGATAGGTGAGGCCGAGGAACGCCGCCATGGTGAGGAAGGCGAGCGAGCCGAGCACGCGGAGGTCGCGCCGCGTGAGGGCGTCGATCTCGACCTGGCCGTACGGCGCGCCGCCGAGGAGCACCTCGCTGCCGGGCGCAAGGTCGGGCGTCAGATCGGCGATCAGCTGCTCGACGGCGGCGACGAGGCGGCCCTTGAAGCGCGGGTCTTCCGGTCGCGGCCGCACGAACGCCAGGACCGCGGCGACACGGCGGTCGGGCGTGAGCAGTGTCTGCGCGACGATGGGGTGCGCGAGCACCGCCGGCAGCGGCGCGCCGTCGCTGGGCGTGCCGTCGCTCGCGAACAGCCGCTCGACGACGACGTCGTCGCCCGACGGCCACGGCCAGCGCAGCGTCGCGAGGCTGGCCACGCGCTCGACGCCGGGGGCCTTCGCGAGCGCGGTGTCGAGCCGCAGGAGGTCGCGGACGGCGGCCGGCGTCGTCACGTCGGGTGCGCGCAGCAGGACGAAGAGGATCTCGTCGCCGCCGAACGCGGCGCGCACGTCGAGCAGGAAGTCGGCGTCGGGCGAGTCCTGCACGAGCAGGCGCTCGCTCGAGTTGTCGAAGCCGAGGCGTCGCAGGCCGATCCCGGCCACCCCGGTGAGCAGCGCCGCGACGAGCAGCACGAGCCACGGGTGGGACACGATCGCCCGGGCGCTCCGGTCCACGCGCCTCCGTCAGGACCGCCGTCGGCGCCGCGGCGGGGGGATGGACGGCGCGCGCGCCGCCGGCGTCGCCTCCGAGCGATCGGTCTCAGTCGCCACCGCGAGGCGGCTTACGGCGCGTACGCCGACGCTGTCAAGGAACGGCGAGGGCGAACGCCGCGGGCGGTCGCGCGCCCCGATCGGGTGTAACGCTTGCAACGGGGTTGAAACCGGCGGGTTGCGGAGTGCGCGGCGGCGGCGCCGGCAGACGCGACATTTCTCCGTGGCATCCGGGTTGCTCCGTCGTCGTCCCAGGATTCCCCACAGGAGGTGACGAATGGGCATTCGAACTGCGGACACCGGGCGCGGGCGGCTGATGGCGGCCCTCGCCTTCGGCGCGGCGCTGCCGGCGCTCGCGGCCGCACAGACCACGACCACCACGTCGACGACGCTCGCCACGAGCACGACGTCGACGAGCTCCACGTCCACGACCAGCACGACGCTGCCGGGTGCATGCGCCCCCGAGGTGTCGTTCGATTCGCTCGAATGCCGCGTCGACGCGCTCCGCGTGCGGCTGGCCGGGGCCGACGATCTCGGCCGCACCAAGCCGACGCTGAGGAAGCAGGCCGATAAGCTGGAGCGCCTGCTCGGTGAAGCCGAGGCGGCGAGCACGGCCGGCAACGCGCGCCAGGCGCGTACGAAGCTCAAGAAGGCGGGCCGCGTGCTCGTGTCGATGGGCTTCCGCGTCCGCTCGAACAGCGGCCGCAAGAACATCTCCGACGCCACGCGCTCGGAGCTGACGGCCACCGTCGCGACGTTCAAGAACGATCTCAAGACGCTGCGCGGGACGCTGTGAGAAGCACCGCGGGGCGGCCGGCCCTCCGCCGGCCGCCCCGCCGCGAAGCGCCGGCGTCAGTAGGCGCCGGCGAGCGACGGATGCGGCGTCAGCGCCGCCCGGCGTGCCGGCGGAACGAAGCCGCGATCGAGCGCCCAGGCCACCGTGCGCCGGACCACGTCGCGGACGGGACGGTAGGTGAAGCCGAGCTCCTGCTGCGCCTTCGCGGAGCTCACGAAGCCGAAGGTGCCGGCGAACTCGTCGACCTGGGCACGATCGAGCAGCGGCCGGGTGCCGCTGGCCCGGCCCCACAGCTCCATGCCGGTGGCGAGCACCCGCAGCAGCGGCGCAGGCATGCGCAGGCGCGGCGCCGGTACGCCCGAGAGCTCGGCCGCGAGGTCGAGGAGCTGCTTCACCGTGACGTTGTCGCCCGAGAGGATGTAGCGCTCGCGATCACGTCCGCGCTCCATGCCGAGGAGCGCGCCGCGCGCGACGTCCTCGACGTCGACCGTCCCGAAGCCGCTTTCGAACCACACCGGCAGGCCCTGGTTCAGGAAGTCGACCACCTGGCGCGTCGACTCGCTCGGCTTCCAGAAGCGCGGGCCGAGGATGAAGCCCGGATTCACCGCCGTGACGGGCATGCCCGTGCGCTCCGCGATTTCGAACGCCTCGCGCTCGGCGGCGATCTTGCCGCGGAAGTAGGGCGTGTGCGGCGTCGTGTTGTGGTCGAGCTCGGTGCGCACGCGGTCGGGCGTCGCTTCGAAGCCGATGGTGCCGCTGGTGCTGACGTACAGCACCTTCTCGACCCCGGCGCGGGCCGCCGCCAGGAGCACGTGGCGGGTGCCGTCGACGCTGGCGCGCACGATGTCGCGCTCGGGGTCGGGCGACCACATGAGGAAGCCGGCGGCGGTGTGGTAGACGCGCCCGGCGCCGTCCATCGCGCGGGCGACCGCGTCGGGGTCGCGGATGTCGCCGCGCACGATCTCGACCTCGAGGTCCGCAACCGGGGCCGGGTCGGCGGTGTCGCGCATCATCGCGCGCACCGGCTCGCCGCGCGCGCGGAGCAGGCGGCAGACGTTGTTGCCGACGTGGCCGTTGGCACCGGTGACGAGGGTGGGCTTCATGGCGGCCTTCGGCTCAGCGATCGAGGATCGACATCATGACCGGGTTGTAGCGCTCGCCCGACACGGCGCCGACCGGCAGTTGGGCCTCGACGAAGGCGCGGTCGTCGTCGCTCAGCGTCAGCGCGGCGGCCGCGAGGTTCTCGCGCAGGTAGGAACGGCGCTTGGTGCCGGGGATCGGCACGACGTCGGCGCCCTGGTCCAGGACCCAGGCGATCGCGAGCTGCGACGGCGTACAGCTCTTGCGCGCCGCCAGCTCCTGCAGCGCGGCGACGAGGCGCAGGTTGGCGTCGAAGTTGTCGCCCTGGAAGCGCGGATGGCCCTGGCGGCTGTCGCCGGGCGCGTAGGCCTCGGCGCGCTGCGCCTGCCCGGTGAGGAAGCCGCGGCCGAGCGGGCTGTAGGCGACGAAGCCGACGCCGAGCTCCCGGCAGGTCGGCAGGACCTCGGCCTCGACGTCGCGCTGCCACAGCGAGTACTCGGTCTGCAGCGCGCTGATCGGATGGACGGCGTGCGCGCGGCGCAGCGTGCGCGGGCTGGCCTCGGAGAGGCCGAGGAAGCGCACCTTGCCCGCGCGCACCAGCTCGGCCATGGCGCCGACGGTCTCCTCGATCGGCACCGCGGGATCGACACGGTGCTGGTAGAGGAGGTCTACGTGGTCGGTGCCGAGCCGCCGGAGCGACGCCTCGCAGGCCTCGCGGCCGCGCGCGGGGCTGCTGTCGAGCCCGGTGACGTTGCCCTCGGCCGACAGCGCGAAGCCGAACTTCGTCGCCAGCACCACACGGTCGCGCCGGCCCGCGAGCGCGCGGCCGAGCAGCTCCTCGTTCTTCCACGGGCCGTACACCTCGGCCGTGTCGAGGAAGGTGCAGCCGCGCTCGATCGCCTCGTGCAGGGTGGCGGTCGACTCGGCGTCGTCGGGAACGCCGTAGGCCCAGCTCATGCCCATGCAGCCGAGCCCGATGGCGGAGACGATGAGACCCTCGGTTCCCAGACGACGCTCTTCCATGCTCGTCGCCTATGCCGATGTCGCCGCCGAGGCCAGGGGGTCACCGCGGTGGACAAGCGGCGGGCGCCCGCATAGACGAGCCCGGATGACCCGCACCAAGAAGCCGAAACGCCCGCGCAAGTCCGCCCGCTACCGTGCCGCCAAGAAGGTGAAGGCGCGCAAGAAGCAGGCCCGCAAGTCCGGGCATGCCCGCGTGAAGGGCGGCCGCTGATCTCAGGCGTCGGGCTCGAAGCGGGCCACGGTCTCGACGTGCTCGGTCCACGGGAAGAGCGCGAAGGGCCTCAGGGCCCGTAGCCGCATCCGGCCCCGCGTGCGCAGCGCCGCGGTCTCGCGCACGAAGGCATCGAGCCCGCAGCTGACGACGAGCAGCCGCGCCGGGCGCGCGGCGCAGAGCGCGTCCAGGGTCACCGCGTCGAGTCCCTTGCGGGGCGGATCGACGATCACGGTGTCGGCCTCCGAGATGCTGGCGGTGTGCTCGGCGGCGGGGCCGGGCAGCAGCGTCGCTCGGAGCGGGTCGCCCGCCGCCGCGAGGCCGAGGCGCAGCCCGTCGAGCGAGCCGGACGCGACCTCGTTGAACGCGATGGCGGCGACGCGCGGCACGAGCCCGAGGCCGATCGCACCGCAGCCGGCGTAGAGCTCGAGCACGCGCGCGCCGTCGGGCACCCAGGCGTGTACCTGCGCGACGACGTGGTCGGCGAGCGGCAGGTTCGTCTGTCCGAACGCGCCCGGCGGGAAGAACACGCGCGCGCCGCCGATGGTCTCCACGATCGCCTCGGGTCCCTGCCAGCGGTGCCAGTGCGGGCCGAGGATGGTGTTCGTGCGCGCGGGGTTGCCGTTCCACCACAGGCTGTGGAGGCGGTCGCCCAGGCGGGCGGCGAGCGCGTCCGCGAGCGGCGCGAGCGACGCCGGGGTGATGTCGTTGCCGACGAGCACGACCTGCGCCGTCGTGGTCGGGCGCGCGACGACGACCTGCACGTAGCGCAGGAGCCCGCGGTGGGGCGCGTCCGCGTAGGGCGCGGTGGCGGTGGCGCGGACGGCGTCGCGCACGGCGGCGGCGACGGCGTTCACGAGCGGGTGGTGCACGAGGCAGCGCGGCACGTCGACGATGCGGTGGCTGCCCTCCTGGAACAGGCCCACCTTCGGCGAGCTCGCGCGCCCGCGCACCGCCAGCCGTGCGCGATGGCGATGGCCGCGCGGATCGCCGTCGACCACGACCGGCGCCGGCAGGCCCGCGTCGGCGGCGAGCGCACGCAGCGTCGCCACGGCGCTCGCGGCGACGCCGGGCGCGCCCAGCCGCGGGCAGCCGGGGCAGGGCGGACGGTGCGGGCAGACGATGCTCGGCCCGCGCGACATGCCGGGCAGTGTGCCGACGCGTCGCGCGCGTGGTCAACCGTCGCGTCGCGTTGACATCGAGGGGGTCGTCCCCTACCTAGCGAGGCCATGCCCGATGCGGAGCGTCCGCCCGGCGAAGCGCCGTCGCGTGTGATCCCGCTCCGCTCCGGCCGCCGCGGAGGGCGCTTCGCTCCGCTGCCCTCCGCCGCCGACGTCGGACGCCGGCTGGCGGCGCTGGAGAAGCAGGTCGAGGAGGCGCTGGTCGACGCCGGTCGTGCGTCGGGCGCGGCCGAGGTCATCCAGACGGCGCTCGACGAGGCGCTCGCCGCATACTCGCAGGTGCGCCGCTGGGTGATGGGCGAGTCGAGCGACAACCCGCTCGGCGAGCTGTCGCGCCAGCTCTTCTACCATTGGTGGTGGCGCGTCGACGTGGTCGGGCTCGAGCGTCTGCCGCGGCGCGGGCGCGTGCTGGTGCTCGCGAACCGCTCGGGCGCGATGCTGCCCTACGAGGCGTTCATGGTGGCCGAGGCGGCCTCGGGCAGCGGCGTGGCGGTCGGTCGCACGGCGCACCCGCTGGTCGACGAGAGCCTGCTCGCGCTGCCCGTCGTCGGCGGCATGCTCAAGGGGCTCGGCGCCGAGCCGAACGACCCCGAGACGCTGCGTGCGCACCTCGAGGCCGACCATGCCGTGGTCGCCTTTCCCGAAGGCCCCGACGCGGTCGCCAAGCCCTGGGGACGGCGCTACCGGCTCGCGAGCTTCGCGCGCGGGCCGCTCTTCCGCACCGCGATCGAGACCGGCACGCCGATCGTGCCGGTGGCGGTGATCGGCTCGGAAGAGGTGCATCCGGTGCTCGCGCGCCTGGAGACGCTCGGCCGCGCGCTCGGCCTGCCCGCCGTGCCGATCACGCCGACGCTCGTGCCGCTGCCGACGAAGTGGACGCTGCTGGTCGGTGACCCGCTCGACCCGACCGAGCGCTACACCGCCGCCGACGCGCGCAACGCGAAGGCCGTGCGGACCCTGCGCGATCGCCTGCGCGAGCGGCTCCAGGGCCTGGTCTCCGACGGCGTGCGCCGCCGCCGCGGCTACTTCCTCTGAGCCATGCCGTTCGTCGTCGCGATCGACCAGGGCACCACCGGCTCGACCGTCCTGGTGCTCGACCGTGCGGGGCGCGTCGCCGGGCGCGCCTACCGCGAGTTCACGCAGTACTTCCCGAAGCCGGGCTGGGTCGAGCACGACGCCGAGGAGATCTGGCGCGTGACCCTCGCCGTGCTGCGCCAGGCGTGCCGGCGCGCGGGCGCGTCGGCGAAGGACGTCGCCGCCATCGGCATCACCAACCAGCGCGAGACCGTCGTCGTGTGGGACCGGCGCACCGGCCGTCCCATCCACCGCGCCATCGTCTGGCAGGACCGCCGCACCGCCGACTACTGCGAGTCGCTGCGCACCGCCGGCGCCGGCGATCTCGTCCGCCGCAAGACGGGTCTCGTCGTCGACCCGTACTTCAGCGGCACGAAGGTGCGCTGGCTGCTGCAGAACGTTCGCGGCGCCGACGAGCGCGCGGCC
Coding sequences within it:
- a CDS encoding aldo/keto reductase, whose product is MEERRLGTEGLIVSAIGLGCMGMSWAYGVPDDAESTATLHEAIERGCTFLDTAEVYGPWKNEELLGRALAGRRDRVVLATKFGFALSAEGNVTGLDSSPARGREACEASLRRLGTDHVDLLYQHRVDPAVPIEETVGAMAELVRAGKVRFLGLSEASPRTLRRAHAVHPISALQTEYSLWQRDVEAEVLPTCRELGVGFVAYSPLGRGFLTGQAQRAEAYAPGDSRQGHPRFQGDNFDANLRLVAALQELAARKSCTPSQLAIAWVLDQGADVVPIPGTKRRSYLRENLAAAALTLSDDDRAFVEAQLPVGAVSGERYNPVMMSILDR
- a CDS encoding class I SAM-dependent RNA methyltransferase, whose translation is MSRGPSIVCPHRPPCPGCPRLGAPGVAASAVATLRALAADAGLPAPVVVDGDPRGHRHRARLAVRGRASSPKVGLFQEGSHRIVDVPRCLVHHPLVNAVAAAVRDAVRATATAPYADAPHRGLLRYVQVVVARPTTTAQVVLVGNDITPASLAPLADALAARLGDRLHSLWWNGNPARTNTILGPHWHRWQGPEAIVETIGGARVFFPPGAFGQTNLPLADHVVAQVHAWVPDGARVLELYAGCGAIGLGLVPRVAAIAFNEVASGSLDGLRLGLAAAGDPLRATLLPGPAAEHTASISEADTVIVDPPRKGLDAVTLDALCAARPARLLVVSCGLDAFVRETAALRTRGRMRLRALRPFALFPWTEHVETVARFEPDA